In one window of Mobiluncus massiliensis DNA:
- a CDS encoding Re/Si-specific NAD(P)(+) transhydrogenase subunit alpha: MRIGIPREPAEGQKLVSATPDTVGKLIKLGYEVIVEAGAGSDASYPDQLYRDAGAEVVGPQEVWQADIVTTLDTPPQDKIDQLREGTVLISRLGVRIHPEIAEVFAKRNVTAISMDAVPRITRAQAMDVLSSMANIAGYRAVIEAANAFGRLFTGQVTAAGKMPPAKVYVIGAGVAGLAAIGTANSMGAIVQATDVRAAAAEQVESMGAEFVEIPAPAQESSDGYAKEMNEDQAKAALKLYTEQAAASDIVITTAQIPGRPAPLLLTAEAVGGMKPGSVIVDMAGGNCELTKAGEVVVTDNGVTIIGFTDLANRLPGQASQLYGQNIVNLMKLMTPEKDGTIVFNLEDEVVRAITIAHEKDVLWPPPPISVSAAPAKPAPAAAAPAAAEPEKPKSHAMRNFWIFVAAVLGVALVAVTPFSMLPYYIILALAIVAGFYVITNVTHSLHTPLMSETNAISGIILVGAILSLAQSTSWIVTGLAGLAILIASINIFGGFFVTHRMLKMFQKED; this comes from the coding sequence CTGACACCGTTGGCAAACTGATTAAGTTGGGTTATGAGGTCATTGTCGAAGCCGGAGCTGGCTCCGATGCGTCGTACCCTGACCAGCTTTATCGCGATGCCGGTGCCGAAGTGGTGGGACCGCAGGAAGTTTGGCAGGCAGACATTGTCACGACTTTGGACACCCCGCCGCAAGACAAAATCGACCAGCTGCGTGAAGGCACCGTGTTGATTTCACGCCTCGGGGTGCGTATCCACCCCGAAATCGCCGAAGTGTTCGCTAAACGTAACGTGACCGCGATTTCGATGGACGCCGTGCCGCGCATTACCCGCGCTCAAGCGATGGACGTGCTGTCCTCGATGGCAAACATCGCTGGTTACCGCGCGGTTATCGAAGCCGCTAACGCTTTCGGGCGTTTGTTCACCGGCCAGGTCACAGCCGCCGGCAAGATGCCCCCCGCCAAGGTTTACGTCATTGGCGCTGGTGTTGCCGGTCTGGCGGCTATCGGCACCGCGAACTCGATGGGTGCCATCGTCCAGGCCACCGATGTGCGCGCCGCCGCGGCGGAACAGGTGGAATCCATGGGCGCTGAGTTCGTGGAGATTCCCGCTCCCGCTCAGGAATCCTCGGACGGCTACGCCAAGGAAATGAACGAGGACCAGGCCAAAGCGGCCCTGAAACTCTATACGGAACAGGCCGCCGCTTCTGACATCGTCATCACTACCGCCCAGATTCCGGGTCGTCCCGCCCCGCTGCTGCTCACTGCAGAAGCGGTGGGGGGCATGAAGCCCGGTTCCGTCATCGTGGACATGGCGGGCGGCAACTGCGAACTGACTAAGGCCGGGGAAGTGGTGGTAACCGACAACGGCGTGACCATCATCGGCTTTACCGACCTGGCGAACCGTCTGCCCGGCCAGGCCTCCCAACTCTACGGGCAAAACATTGTGAACCTCATGAAACTGATGACCCCGGAAAAGGACGGCACCATCGTCTTTAACCTGGAGGACGAAGTCGTGCGGGCCATCACGATTGCCCATGAAAAGGACGTGTTGTGGCCTCCGCCGCCCATTTCGGTCTCGGCGGCCCCGGCCAAGCCCGCTCCCGCAGCGGCAGCGCCCGCGGCTGCTGAACCGGAAAAGCCGAAGTCCCACGCCATGCGGAACTTCTGGATTTTCGTGGCCGCCGTGCTGGGCGTGGCCCTGGTCGCGGTGACACCGTTCTCAATGCTGCCCTACTACATCATTTTGGCGCTGGCGATTGTGGCCGGGTTCTACGTCATTACCAACGTGACCCACTCGCTGCACACCCCGCTGATGAGTGAAACGAACGCGATTTCGGGCATCATCCTGGTCGGCGCGATTCTCTCGTTGGCCCAATCGACCTCGTGGATTGTGACGGGCCTAGCAGGTCTGGCCATCCTGATTGCTTCTATCAACATTTTCGGCGGTTTCTTTGTGACCCACCGTATGCTCAAGATGTTCCAGAAGGAGGACTAA
- a CDS encoding NAD(P)(+) transhydrogenase (Re/Si-specific) subunit beta, producing the protein MLHTLVNLAANATDHADMTTLAYWSDHVEYFAYLIAALLFIMALAGLSNQTTALRGNKFGIAGMSIALVSIIFVALTATPPANAVTHVGQTASILVGCMLLGAIIGLWKAKNVKMTGMPELIALLHSFVGLAAVLVGFNTFMELSATDNAETVRDMGFHLGEVGIGIFIGAVTFTGSIIAYLKLSAKIKGKPLMLPARNFLNILMILAVIAMIVWMIVAKRTDPAGADATLLQQQWIALGVLTAISLVLGLHLVAAIGGGDMPVVVSMLNSYSGWAAAAAGFMLSNPLLIIVGALVGSSGAFLSYIMCKGMGRSFISVILGGFGEGAGPKQEAKDYGEHTEIKAPEAAEILKGAKSVIITPGYGMATAGAQFAVADLTKKLREAGVEVRFGIHPVAGRLPGHMNVLLAEAKVPYDIVLEMDEINDDFPDTDVVLVIGANDTVNPDAYEPGSPIAGMPVLHVWEAGRVIIFKRSMATGYAGVQNPLFFNENSDMLFGDAKASVEEIIKNL; encoded by the coding sequence ATGTTGCACACACTTGTGAACCTTGCCGCTAACGCGACTGACCACGCCGACATGACCACCCTCGCCTACTGGAGCGATCACGTCGAATACTTCGCCTACCTCATCGCCGCCCTGCTGTTCATCATGGCCTTGGCTGGCCTGTCTAACCAGACGACCGCCCTGCGCGGCAACAAGTTCGGTATCGCCGGCATGAGCATCGCGCTGGTGTCGATTATCTTTGTCGCCCTGACGGCCACCCCGCCGGCAAACGCCGTGACCCACGTCGGTCAAACCGCCTCTATCCTGGTGGGATGTATGCTGCTGGGGGCGATTATCGGCTTGTGGAAAGCCAAGAACGTGAAGATGACGGGAATGCCCGAACTCATCGCCCTGCTGCACTCGTTTGTAGGTCTGGCGGCGGTGCTGGTCGGGTTCAACACCTTCATGGAACTTTCGGCCACCGACAACGCGGAAACCGTGCGCGACATGGGCTTCCACCTGGGCGAAGTCGGGATTGGCATCTTTATCGGCGCGGTGACCTTCACCGGGTCCATCATCGCCTACCTGAAGCTCTCGGCCAAGATTAAAGGCAAGCCGTTGATGCTGCCGGCGCGGAATTTCCTCAATATCCTGATGATTCTGGCAGTTATCGCCATGATTGTGTGGATGATTGTGGCCAAGCGGACCGACCCGGCTGGCGCCGATGCCACCCTGCTCCAGCAGCAGTGGATTGCTTTGGGTGTTCTGACCGCGATTTCCCTGGTGCTCGGTTTGCACCTGGTGGCCGCCATTGGCGGCGGCGATATGCCGGTGGTCGTGTCCATGCTGAACTCGTACTCCGGCTGGGCGGCCGCGGCGGCGGGCTTTATGCTGTCCAACCCGCTGTTGATTATCGTCGGTGCCCTGGTCGGGTCCTCCGGTGCGTTCCTGAGCTACATCATGTGTAAAGGCATGGGCCGCTCGTTTATCTCCGTTATCCTCGGCGGTTTTGGCGAGGGTGCGGGCCCGAAGCAGGAAGCCAAGGATTACGGCGAACACACCGAAATCAAGGCTCCCGAAGCCGCAGAGATTTTGAAGGGCGCCAAGTCCGTCATCATCACTCCCGGTTACGGCATGGCTACCGCGGGCGCGCAGTTTGCGGTAGCGGACTTGACCAAGAAGCTACGTGAGGCGGGCGTGGAGGTTCGCTTCGGGATTCACCCGGTGGCGGGCCGTCTGCCTGGGCACATGAACGTGCTGTTGGCCGAGGCTAAGGTGCCTTACGACATCGTGCTGGAAATGGACGAGATTAATGACGACTTCCCCGATACCGATGTGGTCTTGGTCATCGGTGCAAACGACACCGTGAACCCTGACGCCTACGAGCCAGGCTCCCCGATTGCGGGCATGCCGGTGCTCCACGTCTGGGAGGCGGGGCGCGTGATTATCTTCAAGCGTTCGATGGCGACCGGCTACGCCGGGGTGCAAAACCCGCTGTTCTTTAACGAGAACTCGGACATG